One part of the Bacteroidia bacterium genome encodes these proteins:
- a CDS encoding serine hydrolase domain-containing protein: MKNLALLFCVILSLNACNRQTGTTNEQQSLIIDQLAKERINTALQSMIADTMVVGVSALIFEKGEEVYFNAFGYADREAGVPMARNTIATIYSMTKPISGATLMTLYENGAFTLDEPLAKYAPEFADMQVVSRLDESGEMVLEPANRAITIADITRHTAGFSRRSDLGLDKISTEADLLNLENSLSDMATKLSEIPLGYHPGERWEYGISVDVQAYLTEKLSGKAFDEYMKEVVLDPLGMDETGYFVAEDKRDRVAAIYFKSDSGLSRIPDERVHTINYSDWSMKPGGWGLKASIDDYMKFAQMLLYEGRYNGDTILKAETVKRMATNHLPAVKDSSWLPSKGRVGFGIDFAVRTESPQSSEEMNGVPGEFFWDGAASTLFWVDPQNELTAVLFVQIMPFQGEVHKAFKNAVYGPYEP; the protein is encoded by the coding sequence ATGAAAAACTTAGCCTTACTCTTTTGTGTTATACTAAGCCTAAATGCATGTAATAGGCAGACTGGGACTACCAATGAGCAGCAAAGCCTGATAATTGACCAACTAGCAAAAGAACGGATCAATACAGCCCTGCAATCTATGATTGCAGATACCATGGTAGTGGGTGTATCTGCCTTGATCTTCGAAAAGGGAGAGGAAGTCTATTTCAATGCCTTTGGATATGCGGATAGAGAAGCCGGTGTGCCAATGGCAAGGAATACAATTGCTACGATATATTCCATGACAAAACCCATTTCAGGTGCTACATTGATGACACTTTATGAAAATGGCGCTTTTACATTGGACGAACCGCTTGCCAAGTATGCGCCGGAATTTGCAGACATGCAGGTAGTAAGCCGTTTGGATGAATCGGGAGAAATGGTTCTGGAACCAGCAAATCGGGCAATCACCATCGCTGATATTACCCGCCACACCGCAGGCTTTTCACGACGCTCAGATCTGGGGCTAGACAAGATTAGTACAGAGGCTGACCTCCTCAATTTGGAAAACTCCCTCTCGGATATGGCTACTAAACTTAGCGAAATTCCCCTCGGTTATCATCCGGGTGAAAGATGGGAATACGGTATTTCGGTAGATGTACAAGCTTATCTGACAGAAAAACTCTCTGGTAAAGCCTTTGATGAATATATGAAGGAAGTTGTGTTAGATCCTTTAGGAATGGATGAAACCGGCTATTTCGTAGCCGAGGATAAACGGGATCGGGTGGCAGCTATCTATTTCAAATCAGACAGTGGTCTTAGCCGAATTCCCGATGAGCGGGTCCACACCATCAATTATTCAGATTGGTCGATGAAACCCGGAGGATGGGGCTTAAAGGCTAGCATTGACGATTATATGAAATTTGCCCAAATGCTCCTTTACGAAGGCCGTTACAATGGGGATACTATTCTCAAAGCGGAAACTGTGAAACGAATGGCTACCAACCATCTTCCGGCAGTTAAGGACAGTAGTTGGCTTCCGAGTAAAGGACGTGTAGGCTTTGGGATTGATTTTGCTGTTCGCACGGAATCTCCGCAGAGCAGTGAGGAGATGAACGGAGTACCGGGAGAATTTTTCTGGGATGGGGCCGCCAGCACCTTATTCTGGGTGGATCCACAAAATGAGCTGACAGCTGTTTTATTTGTCCAGATTATGCCATTCCAGGGAGAGGTTCATAAGGCCTTTAAAAATGCGGTTTACGGACCGTATGAACCTTGA